One Ignavibacteriales bacterium genomic window, TATCCCGGTTTGTTCGGGAGGAGTTACAGTAATTTTAAAACTTTTTACGATCGGGTAATCAAGTATCTTTATGGTATATTTTTCAGATTCGATTCCTTCAAATTCAGCGAAATATAACAGGTCAGTATTTACCGCGTCTATCGTTATAAGGAAATATCCGTTAACATCTGTCTCGAGCTCCTTTTCGTTCAGGAGAATTTCAGTTCCGTCCCTCTTTACTTCCTTTGTATAGAATTTCAGCTTCTTAATGTCGAGTCCATCTTTATTAGCTTTGACGAGTACGGAAACATCGACACGCTCTCCCTTTACAACTTCGGTATTACCGGGTTCGATCTCGAATACTATCCCGTATTCACCGTCTATAAAATTGTACTGATAGTTTACCAGTCTGTTAAGCGAACCAAGCATAGTGCCCGGAAAGATGGCAAATGTGAGAAAGTAAAACAATAATATAGTTGCCAGTGTAATCGATAGCTTCTTAATATTTTTAAAAGGAATGAAAGAAGAGAAATCGAGTCCGCTGGTTCTATCATCTACATTTTCTAGATTAGCGGTGATTAATTCATTTGAAAAAACATTTGAGGAATTTTTTTTAAATAACGAAAGAGAATTAGAAAGGGAATCCTTGATCGCAGAGAATTTACTTCCAACCTTAACTGAATAGTTTATAGGGTCGAATGGCTTTATAAGCCCGGCTCTCTTTAAAAAATAATTCAGAGAGATATATGCAAGAGTTGATACTGAAGTCGATATAACACCCCAAAAAATGATCCCTCTGACCAAAGTTGGAAGATGAAATATTGCTTCAAGTAGAACAAAAATGAAAATGAGCACGGCATATACGAGGAATGTTATTAGAGTATTCCTCAAAAAATTGTAAAGTATCTCTTTCTTATTTGTAACTGATAATCTTTGCTCGAGGGAGTTATATATTATTCCGGCATTCGTAGAGGTCATATCGAATCTTAAATGTATATATAAATATAATACTAAATAATTTAAATAAAGGTTTCAATTTAAAATAATTTAAGATTCTTTGTAAAGTATAATATATTGTTATTTATTAGCTATTTGAAGAAGTTTTAAGTAAGGGAAAAACAACAATAATATTGATTTTGATATTTCTTTTTGATAAACTTATTAAAAGGAATGAAGATCTGGACGAAAATATTGATTTTTGTTCTAGCAACCTCAATTATCCTTATAGAAGTAGTTTTCTATCAGATTAAAGACATTTATGAGGATGAGCAGATTAGACTTCACGGTGAGCAGCTTAAAACTATCTCTTCCATTAGTGCTTTATCATTACCTTCGGAGAAATTAGAATCCCTATACATTTCATTTTCGGACACATTACCTACTCTGCCAAGCGTTGAACTGGACGAAAAACTCCTAGAGATAAAGAAAAGCCTGGGACTGAAGCAGGACATATATTCCTTATACCTCGTAGACAGCAATATAGCAATTTACGGTCCTAATACTAATACATCTATACCAGCCGGAGATACACTTATAATCGTTAGTCCCATAAGGCAAAGAAATCTCTGGGACGTTTATAATGAAAAAACATCTCTTCACACCCCAATCTATAAAAATAATTCCGGTACCTGGATAGCAGGTATGGCGCCGGTTATTTCGCCTGAGGGAAAAGTTATTGCTATTGTTACTACAGCATTTGACCCGGATAGTGTAAACGTTGCTATTAGTTCATTTAATGATGATCTAATAATAACAAGATTGATCTTGTTTCCCATATTAATCCTTTTAAGTATTTTGATATCGAGACAGATCAGCCGTCCACTTAGCAGGGTTACTGACTTTATGGAAAGCTTTTCTTTTTTTGGCAAGGAGAAGAAGCTGGATATATCAGCCGAGGGTGAAGTAAAGCGATTGATCGATGCTGCAAATTCAATGCACTCCAAGATCCTTAACCAGCAAAGCAAGATCAGGAGGATTATTTCAGACCTTAGAAAAGCTCAAAGAAAAGCTCAGGCACTTGCAAAAATAGAAACAACTTTTTTAAGGATTATATCTCATGAATTAAGGACGCCGCTCCATGGAATGTCAATTTCAGTCTTATTAAAAGATGATATTGAAGCAGCAGTTTTCAAGGACGAGGATGAAAAAGCGCAGATAATGGAATATGTAGACATGGTAGATGAGAGTTATAAAAGATTAAAGGAATTTGTTGAATTGGTTCTCGAGTATATAGAATACCAAAGTTTATCAGTCCATTTAAAGTTATCCAAGGTTAAATATGGAGACTTTATCAGTAAGGCAGTAAATGAGTTTAAATTAGAAAGAAGC contains:
- a CDS encoding HAMP domain-containing histidine kinase, which gives rise to MKIWTKILIFVLATSIILIEVVFYQIKDIYEDEQIRLHGEQLKTISSISALSLPSEKLESLYISFSDTLPTLPSVELDEKLLEIKKSLGLKQDIYSLYLVDSNIAIYGPNTNTSIPAGDTLIIVSPIRQRNLWDVYNEKTSLHTPIYKNNSGTWIAGMAPVISPEGKVIAIVTTAFDPDSVNVAISSFNDDLIITRLILFPILILLSILISRQISRPLSRVTDFMESFSFFGKEKKLDISAEGEVKRLIDAANSMHSKILNQQSKIRRIISDLRKAQRKAQALAKIETTFLRIISHELRTPLHGMSISVLLKDDIEAAVFKDEDEKAQIMEYVDMVDESYKRLKEFVELVLEYIEYQSLSVHLKLSKVKYGDFISKAVNEFKLERSDIKIYHLGKFENDHEIVLDTEKCGNSIKTLIDIIATFSKEKNVVIKERVIDDKDYLVEFKSKGEGTFTLDIKNIWEPFKESNVLRRGEVPGLKLAIIKLIIEKQGGEISVAQDIDSKGISFIIKFKILNAKKYDQVPI